The Spirosoma foliorum genome has a window encoding:
- a CDS encoding exodeoxyribonuclease VII large subunit: MSPIRLSDLAFTLEAVIDEAFGQKAVWVVAETSDIKNYPDRGYCFLTLVERESAGRETLAKLDACIWRRNYHTISAFEQATGVSFARNIQLLLLVSVSFSPVYGLRLEILKIDPSYTLGNLERERQAVLDSLVKNHPDLIWVEAGQYITANQLLTRPVVFQRVALITAPNSDGWRDFRHELAQNPFGYDFVVDEFLTQVQGQGAEKAICGQLERIRTSEVPYDAVVIVRGGGSQLDFGSFDTYLMGETVAGFPIPILAGIGHERNVSITDLLCHQSVKTPTKAAAFLIEHNRQFEAACLQLHERVRLVAREALQTARENLDRETERLRFVSQTYFRERHTDLAEKAVTLRHLDPANVLRRGYALLLRNGRILTQTATIQPNETLQVQMHDGSIGIKVIEL, from the coding sequence ATGTCTCCCATCCGCCTTTCTGATTTAGCGTTTACGCTCGAAGCCGTCATTGACGAAGCTTTCGGACAGAAGGCTGTGTGGGTCGTGGCCGAAACGAGCGATATTAAGAATTATCCAGATCGAGGCTATTGCTTTTTAACGCTTGTAGAACGCGAATCTGCCGGACGCGAAACCTTAGCCAAACTCGATGCCTGTATCTGGCGACGGAATTATCATACAATCAGTGCCTTTGAACAGGCTACTGGGGTATCTTTCGCCCGCAATATCCAGCTCTTACTACTGGTATCGGTGAGTTTTAGTCCAGTATATGGGTTACGCCTGGAAATTTTAAAAATTGACCCATCCTATACACTGGGCAATCTGGAACGAGAACGGCAGGCGGTTCTCGATTCACTGGTCAAGAATCACCCCGACCTTATCTGGGTCGAAGCCGGACAATACATTACAGCCAATCAGTTGTTGACGCGGCCCGTTGTCTTCCAGCGAGTGGCGTTAATTACGGCTCCAAATTCGGATGGCTGGCGTGATTTTCGGCACGAGCTGGCGCAAAATCCATTCGGCTACGATTTTGTAGTCGATGAGTTTTTGACCCAAGTACAGGGACAAGGGGCAGAAAAGGCAATTTGTGGCCAGTTAGAGCGCATTCGCACGAGTGAAGTACCTTATGATGCTGTTGTCATCGTGCGTGGTGGTGGTTCGCAATTAGATTTCGGTTCGTTCGATACGTATTTGATGGGCGAAACAGTAGCCGGGTTCCCGATTCCCATTCTGGCGGGCATTGGCCATGAGCGCAACGTGAGCATTACCGATTTACTTTGCCACCAGAGCGTGAAAACGCCTACCAAAGCAGCCGCTTTCTTGATTGAACACAATCGGCAATTTGAAGCAGCCTGTCTCCAGTTACACGAACGCGTACGACTGGTTGCTCGTGAAGCACTGCAAACGGCTCGGGAGAATTTAGATCGGGAAACAGAACGATTACGCTTTGTAAGTCAAACGTACTTTCGCGAACGTCATACCGACTTAGCCGAAAAAGCCGTTACGCTGCGTCACCTCGATCCTGCTAACGTGCTTCGCCGAGGATACGCTTTATTGCTTCGCAACGGTCGGATACTAACCCAAACGGCTACAATTCAACCCAATGAAACGCTCCAGGTGCAAATGCACGACGGTAGCATTGGAATTAAAGTTATAGAGTTATAA
- the pheS gene encoding phenylalanine--tRNA ligase subunit alpha, whose amino-acid sequence MLDKVKDLHLEIDQYNITSPEQLEEFRMRFISRKGVITELFEQLKSVPQADRRAVGQELNGLKNLAQERFDSFSQVIDEQRASANSAPPVDLTLPTIPNLTGTQHPLSLVRQRIIQIFERIGFNVADGPEIESDWYNFGALNFPDNHPARDMQDTFFVEKATSGETSADMLLRTHTSNVQIRLMERQKPPIRSIMPGRVYRNETISARAHCMFHQVEGIYIDRNVGFKDLKDTLYHFVKEMFEPGTQIRFRPSYFPFTEPSAEIDISCQICGGKGCNICKHSGWVEIAGSGMVDPQVIANCGIDPEEYTGFAFGMGIERITQLKYVVNDLRLYTENDVRFLRQFEGL is encoded by the coding sequence ATGTTGGATAAAGTAAAAGATCTCCACCTCGAGATTGATCAATATAACATTACATCGCCGGAACAATTAGAGGAGTTCCGTATGCGGTTTATCAGCCGTAAAGGCGTCATTACGGAGTTGTTCGAACAACTCAAAAGTGTTCCACAAGCTGATCGTCGGGCGGTTGGGCAAGAGCTGAATGGCCTGAAAAACCTGGCTCAGGAGCGGTTTGACAGCTTCAGCCAAGTTATTGACGAACAGCGGGCATCGGCCAATAGCGCTCCCCCTGTCGATCTGACTCTCCCTACGATTCCGAATCTAACGGGCACGCAACATCCACTCAGTCTGGTCCGCCAACGGATCATTCAGATTTTTGAACGGATTGGGTTTAACGTTGCCGATGGGCCCGAGATCGAGTCGGATTGGTACAACTTCGGGGCGCTCAACTTCCCTGACAATCACCCGGCCCGCGATATGCAGGACACGTTTTTTGTCGAAAAAGCCACCTCGGGCGAAACTTCAGCCGACATGCTGCTGCGGACGCATACCTCCAATGTTCAGATCCGGTTAATGGAACGGCAGAAACCACCGATTCGCTCAATTATGCCGGGGCGGGTTTATCGAAATGAAACCATTTCGGCGCGGGCGCACTGTATGTTCCACCAGGTTGAGGGTATTTACATTGATCGAAATGTAGGATTCAAAGACCTGAAAGACACGCTCTATCATTTCGTAAAGGAGATGTTCGAACCCGGAACCCAAATTCGTTTCCGTCCATCCTACTTCCCGTTTACGGAACCCAGTGCAGAAATTGATATTTCCTGTCAGATTTGTGGTGGTAAGGGTTGCAACATCTGTAAACATTCGGGTTGGGTCGAAATTGCCGGATCGGGCATGGTTGATCCACAGGTGATTGCTAACTGCGGCATCGACCCCGAAGAATACACAGGCTTTGCTTTTGGCATGGGCATTGAGCGAATCACCCAGCTAAAATACGTGGTAAATGACCTGCGCCTATACACGGAAAACGACGTCCGTTTCCTCCGCCAGTTTGAAGGACTTTAA